A single Streptomyces mirabilis DNA region contains:
- the rpmE gene encoding 50S ribosomal protein L31 codes for MKRDIHPEYVETQVSCTCGASFTTRSTISSGSIRAEVCSECHPFYTGKQKILDTGGRVARFEARFGKAAAAKK; via the coding sequence TTGAAGCGCGACATCCACCCCGAGTACGTCGAGACGCAGGTCAGCTGCACCTGTGGCGCGTCGTTCACCACCCGTAGCACGATCTCCAGCGGTTCCATTCGCGCCGAGGTCTGCTCCGAGTGCCACCCGTTCTACACGGGCAAGCAGAAGATCCTCGACACCGGTGGCCGCGTGGCCCGCTTCGAGGCCCGCTTCGGCAAGGCTGCCGCTGCCAAGAAGTAG
- a CDS encoding LCP family protein yields MPAESMPEPGTPGEPGTSVPRRRVKGSRRKPRGTRSKALLITAWTAAGVVVLGGAGVGYLYFKLNGNIKTVDINQALGTDRPLKVDNGSENILVLGSDTRSGSNKDLGGGTDDGSARSDTAMVVHIYEGHKKASVVSIPRDTLVPRPSCTDAKGVTHAAATSVMFNSAYSTGGAACAVKTVESMSGIRMDHYIEVDFSGFQKLIDDLDGVRVTTTKNIKDPDSHLNLTAGTHTLDGQQALGLVRTRHGVGDGSDLGRIQLQQAFIKALVNQVKHIGVLSSPTKLYDLADTATKTVTTDSDLGTVKNLASFANGLKGISSSNMNMVTMPVQYDSADANRVLVDKAKAQLVWTALKNDRTIPKAATKGTATGTAKGVVSST; encoded by the coding sequence ATGCCTGCCGAGAGCATGCCGGAACCCGGCACACCGGGTGAGCCCGGCACGAGCGTCCCGCGTCGCCGTGTGAAGGGCAGCCGCCGCAAGCCGCGCGGCACGCGAAGCAAGGCCCTGCTCATCACGGCCTGGACCGCGGCGGGCGTCGTGGTGCTGGGGGGCGCCGGCGTCGGGTACCTGTATTTCAAGCTCAACGGCAACATCAAGACCGTCGACATCAACCAGGCCCTCGGCACCGACCGGCCGCTGAAGGTCGACAACGGCTCCGAGAACATCCTGGTCCTGGGCTCCGACACCCGTTCCGGCAGCAACAAGGACCTCGGCGGTGGCACCGACGACGGCAGCGCCCGCTCGGACACGGCGATGGTCGTGCACATATACGAGGGTCACAAGAAGGCCAGCGTGGTCTCCATACCCCGCGACACCCTCGTCCCGCGCCCCTCCTGCACCGACGCCAAGGGCGTCACCCACGCCGCCGCGACCAGCGTGATGTTCAACTCCGCGTACTCCACCGGTGGGGCCGCCTGCGCGGTGAAGACCGTCGAGTCCATGTCCGGTATCCGCATGGACCACTACATCGAGGTCGACTTCAGCGGTTTCCAGAAGCTCATCGACGACCTCGACGGTGTTCGGGTGACCACCACCAAGAACATCAAGGACCCCGACAGCCATCTGAACCTGACCGCCGGCACGCACACGCTCGACGGACAGCAGGCGCTCGGCCTCGTCCGCACCCGGCACGGCGTCGGCGACGGCTCCGACCTCGGCCGCATCCAGCTCCAGCAGGCGTTCATCAAGGCCCTGGTCAACCAGGTCAAGCACATCGGCGTGCTGTCCAGCCCCACGAAGCTGTACGACCTCGCCGACACCGCGACCAAGACCGTCACCACCGACTCCGACCTCGGCACGGTCAAGAACCTCGCGTCCTTCGCCAACGGTCTCAAGGGCATCAGCTCGTCGAACATGAACATGGTGACGATGCCGGTCCAGTACGACAGTGCCGACGCCAACCGCGTCCTCGTCGACAAGGCCAAGGCGCAGCTGGTGTGGACCGCCCTGAAGAACGACCGGACGATCCCGAAGGCGGCCACGAAGGGCACGGCCACGGGCACCGCGAAGGGCGTCGTCAGCTCGACCTGA
- a CDS encoding trypsin-like serine protease has product MSGRGRHRRRIRIAVPVAAATLAAAVGGALLMSSANAATAQPAPLAKTTGTSPSLATLQKRIAGAVASDGTAGQPTTKASPSTSAGASTGTGTGTGKTATTGTSTSTAASANTSGASVDPKIIGGTTTTITTAPWMAQLWYLDDKGTSDTSDDFGFFCGGSVVSPTKILTAAHCVKDEQGKSYDWKSHGAVVTGTSQLPSAGGTDLHGGTATAVLRQWNHPSYKASTIDNDIAVLTLDGPVKAKPIRMTTSGDTASYASGTKATLYGWGRTSSGTQDISETLKTATLPIKSDATCGGYYGGEFIKGHMVCAGNPATGSDTGTTSACNGDSGGPLIVGGRIVGVVSWGVVDCVEKGAYSVFTKVSSYVGAAYPRVDDTNLSGDDKADLFVRNSSTKTLYEKDSKGTSFGARQSWGGWSTSNVVLQADLDRDGYQDVVERRTSNGDIHWWHYLPSTGKWADTKLFSDWKTRTRVVAPGDVTGDALPDLLSVDSGGVLWIYPGKGNGTFSARVKVSSGWNQYNSLRAHGDFTGDGKADLIARSKTGSYVYLFKGTGKAGSGAFSSRIKVRTWVGYNAFDAVGDVTGDGKADFLARTPAGTLYLYPGTGKATSEIFATAIKIGTDFKQYDIFG; this is encoded by the coding sequence ATGTCCGGGCGCGGTCGTCACAGACGCCGGATACGCATCGCGGTGCCCGTCGCGGCGGCGACCCTGGCGGCGGCCGTCGGGGGTGCGCTCCTGATGTCGTCGGCGAACGCCGCCACCGCGCAGCCGGCGCCGCTCGCCAAGACGACCGGTACCTCGCCGAGCCTGGCCACGCTGCAGAAGCGGATTGCCGGGGCCGTCGCGAGTGACGGTACGGCCGGACAGCCGACGACGAAGGCCTCACCGAGCACGAGCGCCGGCGCGAGCACAGGTACAGGTACAGGTACGGGCAAGACCGCGACCACCGGTACGAGCACGAGCACGGCCGCGAGCGCGAACACGAGCGGCGCCTCCGTCGACCCGAAGATCATCGGCGGCACCACGACCACCATCACCACCGCCCCGTGGATGGCCCAGCTCTGGTACCTCGACGACAAGGGCACCAGCGACACCAGTGACGACTTCGGTTTCTTCTGCGGTGGCTCCGTCGTCTCGCCGACGAAGATCCTCACCGCCGCGCACTGCGTCAAGGACGAGCAGGGCAAGAGCTACGACTGGAAGTCCCACGGCGCCGTCGTGACCGGCACCTCGCAGCTTCCCTCGGCGGGCGGCACCGATCTGCACGGCGGCACCGCCACCGCCGTCCTGCGGCAGTGGAACCACCCCTCGTACAAAGCGTCGACCATCGACAACGACATAGCGGTCCTCACGCTGGACGGGCCCGTCAAGGCCAAGCCGATCCGGATGACGACGTCGGGCGACACCGCCTCGTACGCCTCCGGTACCAAGGCGACGCTCTACGGCTGGGGCCGCACCTCCTCCGGCACCCAGGACATCTCCGAGACCCTGAAGACGGCCACGCTGCCCATCAAGTCCGACGCCACGTGCGGCGGCTACTACGGCGGCGAGTTCATCAAGGGCCACATGGTCTGCGCGGGCAACCCCGCGACCGGCAGCGACACCGGTACCACCTCCGCCTGCAACGGCGACTCCGGCGGCCCGCTGATCGTGGGCGGCCGCATCGTGGGCGTCGTCTCCTGGGGCGTGGTGGACTGCGTCGAGAAGGGCGCGTACAGCGTCTTCACCAAGGTCAGCTCGTACGTCGGTGCCGCCTACCCGCGCGTCGACGACACGAACCTGAGCGGTGACGACAAGGCCGACCTGTTCGTCCGCAACTCCTCCACCAAGACGCTGTACGAGAAGGACTCCAAGGGCACCTCGTTCGGCGCCCGGCAGTCGTGGGGCGGCTGGAGCACGTCGAACGTCGTCCTTCAGGCCGACCTCGACCGGGACGGCTACCAGGACGTCGTCGAGCGCCGCACCTCCAACGGCGACATCCACTGGTGGCACTACCTGCCGTCCACGGGCAAGTGGGCCGACACCAAGCTCTTCAGCGACTGGAAGACCCGCACCCGCGTCGTCGCCCCGGGCGACGTCACCGGTGACGCCCTGCCCGACCTGCTCTCGGTCGACTCCGGCGGTGTCCTGTGGATCTACCCGGGCAAGGGCAACGGCACCTTCTCGGCCCGCGTCAAGGTGAGCTCCGGCTGGAACCAGTACAACTCCCTGCGCGCCCACGGCGACTTCACCGGCGACGGCAAGGCCGACCTGATCGCGCGCAGCAAGACCGGCTCGTACGTCTACCTGTTCAAGGGCACCGGCAAGGCGGGCTCCGGCGCGTTCTCCAGCCGGATCAAGGTGCGTACCTGGGTCGGCTACAACGCCTTCGACGCGGTGGGCGACGTGACCGGTGACGGCAAGGCCGACTTCCTGGCCCGTACGCCCGCCGGCACGCTCTACCTGTACCCCGGTACCGGCAAGGCGACCAGCGAGATCTTTGCCACAGCCATCAAGATCGGCACCGATTTCAAGCAGTACGACATCTTCGGCTGA